A genomic region of Populus nigra chromosome 11, ddPopNigr1.1, whole genome shotgun sequence contains the following coding sequences:
- the LOC133668798 gene encoding transcription factor MYB41-like isoform X1: MGRVPCCDKNGLKKGPWTPEEDHKLVSFIQLHGPGNWRSLPKNAGLQRCGKSCRLRWTNYLRPDIKRGRFSFEEEETIIQLHSILGNKWSAIAARLPGRTDNEIKNYWNTHIRKRLLRDGIDPVTHAPRLDLLDLSSIISSALCNPSTLLNLSTLVGNTQALLNPNILRLATTLSSLKQENSDMLLQKLQENQLFNPLLQNQDVPALLSQPRQFHNLVQQVPACTTATTSTGGFIDQTTQVMQAKVEGFSSNPTSTFNCQNSPENFVPSSLNESLVSLPNFYCNGTTTDPTVPELGEYSGFQSANNGYQNFSIDSVMSTPLLSPDPLNSSSTYLNSSSTEDERECYSSLLKFEIPESLDIDDFL; encoded by the exons ATGGGAAGAGTACCTTGCTGTGACAAAAATGGACTCAAGAAAGGTCCTTGGACCCCAGAAGAAGATCACAAGCTCGTCAGTTTTATTCAACTTCATGGACCTGGCAACTGGCGGTCCCTCCCGAAAAATGCAG GGCTTCAAAGATGTGGAAAAAGCTGTCGCCTTCGTTGGACAAATTACCTGCGACCTGATATCAAGAGAGGAAGATTTtcatttgaagaagaagagactaTAATTCAACTTCACAGTATTTTGGGAAACAA GTGGTCAGCTATAGCAGCTCGTTTGCCAGGAAGAACTGACAATGAAATCAAGAATTACTGGAATACTCATATAAGAAAAAGGTTGCTTAGAGATGGAATTGATCCTGTGACTCATGCCCCACGTCTTGATCTTCTTGACCTATCCTCCATTATAAGTTCAGCTTTGTGCAACCCATCAACACTTCTCAATCTGTCAACCTTGGTGGGCAACACTCAAGCCCTACTAAATCCTAATATTTTAAGACTAGCCACCACTCTATCATcattgaaacaagaaaattcggACATGCTTTTGCAGAAACTACAAGAAAACCAGCTTTTCAACCCACTGTTACAAAACCAAGATGTCCCTGCATTATTATCACAACCTAGGCAGTTTCATAATCTAGTTCAACAAGTTCCTGCTTGTACTACTGCTACTACATCTACTGGCGGGTTTATAGACCAAACAACACAAGTCATGCAAGCAAAAGTAGAAGGGTTTTCGTCGAATCCGACGAGCACTTTCAACTGCCAAAATTCCCCAGAAAACTTCGTGCCTTCAAGTTTGAATGAGAGTTTGGTTTCACTGCCAAACTTTTATTGCAATGGTACTACTACAGATCCTACAGTACCTGAACTTGGAGAGTACTCAGGATTCCAATCAGCAAACAATGGATATCAGAACTTCAGCATCGACTCAGTTATGTCAACGCCTTTACTGAGCCCGGATCCATTGAATTCATCATCAACTTATCTCAACAGCAGCAGTACTGAGGATGAGAGGGAGTGCTACAGCAGCTTGTTGAAGTTTGAAATTCCTGAGAGTTTGGACATTGATGATTTCCTGTAA
- the LOC133668798 gene encoding transcription factor MYB41-like isoform X2: protein MGRVPCCDKNGLKKGPWTPEEDHKLVSFIQLHGPGNWRSLPKNAGLQRCGKSCRLRWTNYLRPDIKRGRFSFEEEETIIQLHSILGNKWSAIAARLPGRTDNEIKNYWNTHIRKRLLRDGIDPVTHAPRLDLLDLSSIISSALCNPSTLLNLSTLKLQENQLFNPLLQNQDVPALLSQPRQFHNLVQQVPACTTATTSTGGFIDQTTQVMQAKVEGFSSNPTSTFNCQNSPENFVPSSLNESLVSLPNFYCNGTTTDPTVPELGEYSGFQSANNGYQNFSIDSVMSTPLLSPDPLNSSSTYLNSSSTEDERECYSSLLKFEIPESLDIDDFL, encoded by the exons ATGGGAAGAGTACCTTGCTGTGACAAAAATGGACTCAAGAAAGGTCCTTGGACCCCAGAAGAAGATCACAAGCTCGTCAGTTTTATTCAACTTCATGGACCTGGCAACTGGCGGTCCCTCCCGAAAAATGCAG GGCTTCAAAGATGTGGAAAAAGCTGTCGCCTTCGTTGGACAAATTACCTGCGACCTGATATCAAGAGAGGAAGATTTtcatttgaagaagaagagactaTAATTCAACTTCACAGTATTTTGGGAAACAA GTGGTCAGCTATAGCAGCTCGTTTGCCAGGAAGAACTGACAATGAAATCAAGAATTACTGGAATACTCATATAAGAAAAAGGTTGCTTAGAGATGGAATTGATCCTGTGACTCATGCCCCACGTCTTGATCTTCTTGACCTATCCTCCATTATAAGTTCAGCTTTGTGCAACCCATCAACACTTCTCAATCTGTCAACCTTG AAACTACAAGAAAACCAGCTTTTCAACCCACTGTTACAAAACCAAGATGTCCCTGCATTATTATCACAACCTAGGCAGTTTCATAATCTAGTTCAACAAGTTCCTGCTTGTACTACTGCTACTACATCTACTGGCGGGTTTATAGACCAAACAACACAAGTCATGCAAGCAAAAGTAGAAGGGTTTTCGTCGAATCCGACGAGCACTTTCAACTGCCAAAATTCCCCAGAAAACTTCGTGCCTTCAAGTTTGAATGAGAGTTTGGTTTCACTGCCAAACTTTTATTGCAATGGTACTACTACAGATCCTACAGTACCTGAACTTGGAGAGTACTCAGGATTCCAATCAGCAAACAATGGATATCAGAACTTCAGCATCGACTCAGTTATGTCAACGCCTTTACTGAGCCCGGATCCATTGAATTCATCATCAACTTATCTCAACAGCAGCAGTACTGAGGATGAGAGGGAGTGCTACAGCAGCTTGTTGAAGTTTGAAATTCCTGAGAGTTTGGACATTGATGATTTCCTGTAA